A DNA window from Rossellomorea marisflavi contains the following coding sequences:
- a CDS encoding peptide MFS transporter, with translation MEANIHQEQSTEFRKKHPPGLYLLFATEAWERFSYYGMRAILVLYLTATAVNGGLGTDKTTAISLYGTFTSAVYLTPIIGGYLTDRFLPRRTAITIGGVLMALGNFSIFLHQSMGALYLGLALLIIGNGFFKPNISTIVGELYHINDPKRDGAFTIFYMGVNLGAFVAPLVVGLMDYRYGFLTAAIGMVVGQVLFNALGNRYLGDIGKESAKKVQQHTQAVSKAPLTKQEVRRTIAIVILAVITIAFWTAFEQAGSSLTLFTEENIDRHLGDFIIPTEWFQSLNSLFIMLLAPVMSMLWFKLSQTKNGDFKTPTKMGMGLITVGLGFLVLIPAVVMVGDDSQVRVNMLFMVFTYFLHTLAELMISPVGLSMVSRLSPLKLTSVLMGVWLASSAVANKLASVLATYTQSLGYFDIFGLIGIVTIVLGVIVLFVSKPIAKLME, from the coding sequence GTGGAAGCAAACATTCATCAAGAGCAGTCAACGGAGTTCAGAAAGAAGCATCCTCCTGGACTTTATCTTCTATTTGCAACAGAAGCGTGGGAACGATTCAGTTATTATGGGATGAGGGCCATCCTTGTTCTTTATCTTACTGCTACAGCCGTCAACGGAGGATTGGGCACCGATAAGACGACCGCCATCAGTTTGTACGGTACGTTCACCTCTGCGGTATATCTCACCCCGATCATCGGGGGTTATCTAACGGACCGGTTCCTGCCGAGGCGGACGGCCATCACCATCGGTGGAGTCCTCATGGCACTCGGGAACTTCTCGATCTTCCTTCATCAAAGCATGGGAGCCCTTTACTTGGGTCTTGCCCTTTTGATCATCGGGAACGGATTCTTCAAGCCGAATATCTCGACCATTGTCGGCGAGCTTTATCATATCAATGACCCGAAACGGGATGGCGCGTTCACCATCTTCTATATGGGTGTAAACCTGGGTGCGTTCGTCGCTCCACTTGTAGTCGGTCTCATGGACTACAGATACGGCTTCCTGACAGCCGCGATCGGTATGGTCGTCGGTCAGGTGCTATTCAATGCGCTGGGGAACAGATACCTTGGTGATATCGGCAAAGAGTCTGCCAAGAAAGTGCAGCAGCACACACAGGCCGTCAGCAAGGCACCCCTGACGAAGCAGGAAGTGCGCCGTACGATTGCTATCGTCATCCTGGCCGTGATCACCATCGCGTTCTGGACGGCATTTGAGCAGGCAGGAAGCTCACTTACCTTGTTCACAGAAGAAAACATCGACCGCCATCTCGGAGATTTCATTATTCCGACAGAATGGTTCCAGTCACTGAACTCACTGTTCATCATGCTCCTGGCACCTGTCATGTCCATGCTGTGGTTCAAGCTTTCCCAGACGAAAAACGGTGATTTCAAGACGCCGACTAAAATGGGAATGGGTCTCATCACCGTTGGACTTGGATTCCTTGTCCTGATCCCGGCTGTTGTGATGGTCGGCGATGATTCACAGGTGAGGGTGAACATGCTGTTCATGGTTTTCACCTACTTCCTTCATACATTGGCGGAACTGATGATTTCACCTGTCGGCCTATCCATGGTCAGCAGACTGTCTCCGCTCAAATTGACGTCGGTACTCATGGGCGTTTGGCTTGCAAGTTCTGCCGTAGCCAATAAGCTGGCAAGTGTACTCGCCACTTATACCCAGTCTCTTGGATATTTCGATATCTTCGGTTTGATCGGGATCGTCACGATTGTCCTTGGGGTCATCGTCCTTTTCGTATCAAAACCGATTGCGAAGTTGATGGAGTAG
- a CDS encoding murein hydrolase activator EnvC family protein, with the protein MNRKYFVSLSIAAVLTIGGLGTSASAHSSVDDLKKQQDDVSSKKEEVNGKIDSKKSEINDNISKQKDIQEQIDVLGKQLNDTESKIKDKEKEIDDTTAKINKLKEEIEVLKQKIEERNELLKERARAIQEKGGSANYVDVLLGADSFGDFVNRVTAVNTIVSADKKIMDEQKRDQAELEKKQKQVEEKLASLEKDKASLQTLKKELDSQKAEKASLFKQLEKQQKSLEVEKADLQQESDELSKREKSIEGEIQAEQERLAELARKQEEERKRQEAEAAKKRAAEQAAAQSSASSSSSSASASSAPAKSAAAAPAPTVSSGAWTRPASGAITTNFGTDILNGKPRMHWGIDVAARGSVPIVAAADGIVIRSEYSSSYGNVVYMTHSINGKTFTTVYAHMSSALVGNGQSVKKGQQIGYMGDTGYSFGQHLHFELHAGPWNAAKSNAVNPRQYINF; encoded by the coding sequence TTGAACAGGAAGTATTTCGTCTCATTATCCATCGCAGCAGTATTGACAATCGGAGGTCTTGGCACCTCTGCAAGCGCCCACTCTTCAGTGGACGATCTGAAGAAGCAACAGGATGACGTTTCTTCAAAGAAAGAGGAAGTCAACGGTAAAATCGATTCAAAGAAGTCTGAGATCAATGATAACATCAGCAAACAGAAAGATATCCAAGAACAGATCGATGTCCTTGGTAAACAGCTGAATGATACAGAATCAAAGATCAAAGACAAAGAGAAAGAAATCGATGATACGACCGCCAAAATCAATAAGCTAAAAGAAGAGATTGAGGTATTGAAACAGAAGATCGAAGAGCGTAATGAACTTCTGAAAGAGCGTGCGCGTGCCATCCAGGAAAAAGGCGGCTCAGCCAACTATGTAGACGTCCTTCTTGGAGCTGATAGCTTCGGAGACTTCGTCAACCGTGTAACAGCAGTCAACACAATTGTAAGTGCGGACAAAAAGATCATGGACGAGCAAAAACGTGATCAAGCAGAACTTGAAAAGAAACAAAAACAGGTAGAAGAGAAGCTTGCATCTCTTGAAAAGGATAAAGCGAGCCTTCAAACCTTGAAAAAAGAACTGGACAGCCAAAAAGCTGAAAAAGCTTCATTGTTCAAGCAGCTTGAAAAACAACAGAAATCATTGGAAGTTGAAAAAGCTGACCTTCAACAAGAATCAGATGAGCTTTCCAAGCGTGAAAAGAGCATCGAAGGTGAAATCCAGGCTGAACAAGAGCGTCTTGCAGAACTTGCTCGTAAGCAAGAAGAAGAGCGTAAGCGTCAGGAAGCTGAAGCAGCCAAGAAACGTGCAGCAGAGCAGGCAGCAGCTCAGTCAAGTGCAAGCAGCAGCTCATCATCTGCATCAGCCTCTTCAGCACCAGCTAAATCGGCTGCAGCCGCACCAGCACCAACAGTTAGCTCAGGTGCATGGACTCGTCCGGCATCTGGAGCCATCACAACAAACTTTGGTACAGATATCCTGAACGGCAAGCCACGTATGCACTGGGGTATCGATGTTGCCGCCCGCGGAAGTGTTCCGATCGTTGCAGCAGCTGATGGAATCGTCATCCGCAGTGAGTACAGCTCAAGCTACGGTAACGTTGTGTACATGACTCACTCCATCAACGGTAAAACCTTCACCACTGTATATGCTCATATGTCTTCTGCACTTGTGGGTAATGGTCAATCGGTCAAAAAAGGACAGCAGATCGGATACATGGGTGACACAGGTTACTCATTCGGTCAGCATCTGCACTTCGAGCTTCACGCAGGACCTTGGAACGCAGCGAAATCCAATGCTGTCAACCCGCGTCAATACATCAACTTCTAA
- a CDS encoding type B 50S ribosomal protein L31, whose translation MKTNIHPEYREVLFMDTNSGFTFLTGSTKQSNETMEWEDGKTYPLLKVEISSDSHPFYTGREKFTDRDGRAERFMKKYNMK comes from the coding sequence ATGAAAACGAACATACATCCAGAGTATCGAGAGGTCCTGTTCATGGATACAAACAGCGGATTCACCTTCCTGACAGGCTCAACAAAACAGTCGAATGAAACCATGGAGTGGGAAGACGGGAAAACCTATCCACTCTTGAAGGTAGAAATCAGCTCTGACAGTCACCCATTCTATACCGGCAGGGAAAAATTCACCGACAGGGATGGACGCGCAGAACGATTCATGAAAAAATACAATATGAAGTAA
- the prfB gene encoding peptide chain release factor 2 (programmed frameshift), which produces MEHAEIRSELEKSAKTLADFRGSLDLENKEARIQELDEIMVQPDFWDDQQKAQGLINEGNGLKDLVNEYKALLESHENLELTLELLKEEPDAELQQELEGELEELITRLNDYELQLLLSEEHDKNNAILELHPGAGGTESQDWGSMLLRMYTRWAEKRGFKVETLDYLPGDEAGIKSVTLSIKGHNAYGYLKAEKGVHRLVRISPFDSSGRRHTSFVSCEVMPEFNEEINIEIRTEDLKIDTYRASGAGGQHINTTDSAVRITHLPTNVVVTCQSERSQIKNRESAMKMLKAKLYQRRIEEQEQELAEIRGEQKEIGWGSQIRSYVFHPYSMVKDHRTNTESGNVQGVMDGDLDPFINAYLRSKIQ; this is translated from the exons ATGGAACATGCAGAAATTCGATCAGAGTTAGAAAAATCAGCTAAGACATTAGCGGACTTCAGGGGGTCTCTT GACTTAGAAAACAAAGAGGCACGAATCCAGGAGCTCGATGAAATCATGGTCCAACCCGATTTTTGGGATGACCAGCAGAAAGCACAAGGCTTGATCAATGAAGGGAACGGCCTGAAAGATCTCGTGAATGAATACAAGGCACTCCTTGAATCTCATGAGAATCTCGAGCTGACCCTCGAACTATTGAAGGAAGAGCCGGATGCAGAGCTTCAACAGGAGCTTGAAGGCGAGCTTGAAGAGCTCATCACCCGTTTGAACGACTACGAACTTCAGCTTCTATTGAGTGAAGAACATGATAAGAACAATGCCATCCTCGAGCTTCATCCGGGTGCTGGTGGTACCGAGTCACAGGACTGGGGCTCCATGCTTCTCCGTATGTACACGCGCTGGGCAGAGAAACGCGGATTCAAAGTGGAAACCCTGGATTATCTTCCAGGCGATGAAGCCGGAATCAAGAGCGTCACGCTCAGCATCAAGGGGCATAACGCCTACGGCTATCTGAAAGCGGAAAAAGGCGTTCACCGTCTGGTCCGTATCTCGCCGTTCGATTCGTCAGGCCGCCGTCACACGTCCTTTGTGTCATGTGAGGTCATGCCGGAGTTCAATGAAGAAATCAACATTGAAATCCGTACCGAGGATCTGAAGATCGATACGTACCGTGCAAGTGGTGCCGGTGGTCAGCATATCAATACGACCGACTCCGCTGTGCGGATCACGCATCTTCCGACGAACGTCGTCGTGACCTGCCAGTCCGAGCGTTCACAGATCAAGAACCGTGAATCAGCCATGAAGATGCTGAAAGCGAAGCTTTATCAGCGCAGGATCGAAGAGCAGGAGCAAGAGCTTGCCGAGATCCGCGGAGAGCAGAAAGAGATCGGATGGGGAAGCCAGATCCGTTCGTACGTATTCCATCCGTACTCCATGGTGAAAGATCACCGTACGAATACGGAATCAGGAAATGTTCAAGGGGTCATGGACGGAGATCTTGATCCGTTCATCAACGCGTACCTGCGTTCGAAAATCCAATAA
- a CDS encoding peroxiredoxin family protein, with protein sequence MNKRILSLALIGVLIAIFLVNFVRHQQDQKEKEAAAQLASESMDLSDVEKGLSKGDQPPDFTLTTLEGKEVRLSDYKGQKVILNFWATWCPPCKAEMPHMEDYYQEEPDAEILAVNLTSQEHVDGAAQKFVDGYKITFPVLLDEDGAVGDAYSIITIPTTFMIDSKGIIQHKILGPMNQEMMKEMVEGMN encoded by the coding sequence ATGAACAAACGAATACTATCATTGGCACTCATCGGTGTCCTGATCGCCATCTTCCTGGTGAATTTTGTCCGGCATCAGCAGGATCAGAAGGAAAAGGAAGCAGCAGCCCAGCTTGCGAGTGAATCCATGGATTTGTCCGATGTGGAGAAGGGGCTTTCAAAGGGCGATCAGCCCCCGGATTTCACCTTGACCACACTGGAGGGAAAAGAAGTGCGCCTCTCGGATTACAAGGGACAGAAGGTCATCTTGAACTTCTGGGCGACGTGGTGTCCTCCCTGCAAAGCTGAGATGCCCCATATGGAGGATTATTATCAGGAAGAACCCGACGCAGAGATCCTGGCCGTGAATCTCACGTCTCAGGAGCATGTGGATGGTGCGGCGCAAAAGTTCGTGGACGGATACAAGATCACCTTCCCGGTGCTTCTTGATGAAGACGGAGCCGTCGGGGATGCCTACAGCATCATTACGATTCCGACCACGTTCATGATCGACTCGAAGGGGATCATCCAGCACAAAATCCTTGGCCCGATGAATCAGGAAATGATGAAAGAGATGGTAGAAGGCATGAATTGA
- the ftsX gene encoding permease-like cell division protein FtsX has product MKARTYGRHFRESFKSIGRNGWMTFASVSAVTVTLLLVGVFVVLMLNMNKVATDIEKDVEVRVLLDIGTTKEQSQEINDKIEKLNGVESIEYSSKEDELKNLVKDMGDDFRLFEQDNPLSDVYVVKATNPVETGKIAKEISTYDHVDEALYGEAKVEKLFNVLEMSRNVGLVLIIGLLFTAMFLISNTIKITIVARRREIEIMKLVGATNWFVRWPFILEGLWLGILGSIIPIALVTTGYYYAYEFIKPKLQGHFIQVLDFTPFIYQVNGLILLMGCLIGAWGSFMSVRKFLRV; this is encoded by the coding sequence ATGAAAGCTAGAACGTATGGCCGGCATTTCAGGGAAAGTTTCAAGAGTATCGGACGTAACGGCTGGATGACCTTTGCATCGGTCAGTGCAGTGACGGTGACGCTCCTGTTGGTAGGAGTATTCGTCGTACTGATGCTCAATATGAACAAAGTCGCGACAGATATCGAGAAAGACGTAGAAGTACGGGTACTCCTTGATATCGGGACGACAAAAGAACAGTCACAGGAAATCAATGATAAGATTGAAAAACTCAACGGAGTGGAATCGATCGAGTATTCTTCCAAAGAAGATGAACTCAAGAACCTTGTCAAGGATATGGGAGATGACTTCCGACTCTTTGAACAGGATAATCCACTATCCGATGTATATGTAGTAAAAGCGACCAACCCAGTCGAAACCGGTAAAATCGCAAAAGAGATCAGCACGTATGATCACGTCGATGAAGCCTTGTACGGGGAAGCGAAAGTAGAGAAGTTATTCAATGTATTGGAAATGAGCAGGAACGTGGGGCTCGTCCTCATCATCGGACTACTATTCACGGCGATGTTCCTCATCTCGAATACCATCAAGATTACGATTGTTGCCAGAAGAAGAGAAATCGAGATAATGAAACTGGTCGGTGCAACCAACTGGTTCGTACGCTGGCCATTCATACTGGAAGGGCTTTGGCTCGGAATCCTCGGTTCTATTATCCCGATTGCTCTTGTTACAACAGGCTATTACTACGCATATGAGTTTATTAAACCAAAACTACAAGGTCACTTTATTCAGGTATTAGATTTTACCCCGTTCATCTACCAGGTAAACGGATTGATCCTATTGATGGGTTGTCTCATCGGGGCATGGGGAAGCTTCATGTCCGTACGTAAATTCTTGAGAGTGTAA
- a CDS encoding YitT family protein — translation MVLKGRRRDLDPVREKWLEYVFVIIGSAIVAIAFNVFLLPNEVASGGVSGISTILKGVLDWKPAYVQWAFNIPLFIAGLIFLGLQFGVKTAIGTIFLPLVVFLTEDWEPWTTDPLLGALFGGIGVGLGLGIVFRGKASTGGTDLAAQIVNKFTGLSLGTCVALIDGMIVLSAAIVFDIERGLYALIGLYVTSKTIDLVQVGISRSKMALVITNKQEEIREGILHKIDRGVTKLSAYGGYTDDERPILMVVVDQTEFTKLKQLVKTIDPSAFVVTMDASEVLGEGFKRV, via the coding sequence ATGGTACTGAAGGGGAGAAGGCGGGATTTGGATCCCGTCCGTGAGAAATGGCTTGAATATGTATTTGTGATCATCGGCTCGGCCATCGTGGCCATTGCCTTCAATGTGTTCCTATTGCCGAATGAAGTCGCTTCCGGAGGAGTAAGCGGAATTTCCACGATCCTGAAAGGGGTCCTCGACTGGAAGCCTGCCTACGTGCAATGGGCGTTCAATATTCCCTTATTCATTGCCGGCTTGATTTTCCTTGGACTTCAGTTCGGTGTTAAAACAGCGATTGGAACCATTTTTCTTCCATTAGTTGTCTTCTTAACGGAGGACTGGGAACCGTGGACCACGGATCCGCTCCTGGGTGCACTTTTTGGTGGAATCGGAGTCGGGTTAGGTTTAGGAATCGTCTTCAGGGGGAAAGCATCTACTGGAGGGACCGATCTGGCAGCTCAGATCGTCAATAAGTTTACCGGTCTTTCCCTTGGTACATGTGTAGCCCTCATCGACGGGATGATCGTCCTTTCGGCGGCCATCGTCTTCGATATCGAGCGTGGTCTCTACGCCCTCATCGGACTATACGTGACAAGCAAGACCATCGACCTCGTCCAAGTCGGCATCAGCCGGTCGAAGATGGCGCTGGTCATTACGAACAAACAGGAAGAGATCCGTGAAGGGATCCTGCATAAGATTGATCGCGGTGTGACAAAACTATCAGCATACGGTGGTTATACCGATGATGAACGCCCGATCCTTATGGTCGTCGTCGATCAAACGGAATTCACAAAACTGAAACAACTGGTTAAAACCATTGATCCATCAGCATTTGTCGTCACCATGGATGCTTCAGAGGTCCTCGGGGAAGGTTTCAAACGGGTCTAA
- a CDS encoding class I SAM-dependent methyltransferase encodes MAAETKPITPEELLDLLKLNERDHVADLGCGTGFLTIPIARIVNTDVHAVDLDRGALEELKRRADEMRVENILYEHMSLEYIHFSQNTLHKVITRFVLHELPNLVKVIQDLRDMLRDDGLWLIIETEALPQEDRLPSDDLMRKLQSAGYEVEKGYLRETIYYLIARKAVRRPGV; translated from the coding sequence ATGGCTGCCGAAACAAAACCGATTACGCCAGAAGAGCTGCTGGACCTACTGAAGTTGAATGAAAGGGATCATGTAGCCGACCTTGGCTGTGGCACAGGCTTTCTGACGATTCCGATTGCGCGCATCGTGAATACAGATGTGCATGCCGTCGACCTCGATCGGGGAGCCCTTGAAGAACTGAAGAGGCGCGCAGATGAAATGCGGGTAGAAAACATCTTATATGAACATATGTCACTTGAATACATCCATTTTTCACAGAACACGCTTCATAAGGTCATTACGAGATTCGTGCTGCATGAGCTGCCGAACCTCGTCAAAGTGATCCAGGATCTGAGGGATATGCTCAGGGATGACGGTCTGTGGCTGATCATTGAAACGGAAGCGCTCCCACAGGAGGACCGCCTTCCTTCCGATGATCTGATGAGGAAGCTTCAGTCGGCGGGATATGAAGTGGAAAAAGGCTATTTGAGAGAGACCATTTACTATTTGATTGCCAGAAAGGCTGTGCGGAGGCCCGGCGTATAA
- the rpsN gene encoding 30S ribosomal protein S14, with protein sequence MAKKSKVVKEKKRREMVERYAELRRELKEKGDFAALAKLPRDSSPTRLKSRCEVTGRPRAYMRKFNMSRIAFREYAHKGQIPGVKKSSW encoded by the coding sequence ATGGCCAAGAAGTCAAAAGTGGTCAAAGAAAAGAAACGCCGTGAAATGGTGGAAAGATACGCGGAACTCCGCAGGGAATTGAAAGAAAAGGGAGATTTTGCGGCCCTTGCCAAGCTGCCGAGGGATTCATCCCCCACCAGGCTCAAAAGCCGCTGTGAAGTGACCGGCAGACCGCGGGCGTATATGAGGAAATTCAACATGTCACGGATTGCCTTCCGGGAATATGCACATAAGGGTCAGATCCCTGGCGTCAAAAAATCAAGCTGGTAA
- the cccB gene encoding cytochrome c551, whose amino-acid sequence MKKKLIGALLGASLVLAACGNDESTETSTGQVDPEKIVNNKCTSCHGGNLEGGMGPALNNVGERLSKDEILHVIENGKGQMPKNLIKGEEADAVAEWLSNKK is encoded by the coding sequence ATGAAGAAGAAACTCATTGGTGCCCTCCTTGGCGCTTCACTTGTCCTCGCTGCTTGTGGCAATGACGAAAGTACGGAAACAAGTACCGGTCAGGTAGATCCCGAGAAGATCGTAAACAACAAGTGTACAAGCTGTCATGGCGGCAACCTTGAAGGCGGCATGGGTCCGGCCCTCAATAACGTAGGCGAAAGGCTCAGTAAGGATGAAATCCTTCACGTCATTGAAAATGGAAAAGGCCAAATGCCGAAGAACCTGATAAAAGGTGAAGAGGCGGATGCCGTTGCCGAGTGGCTTTCCAACAAAAAATAA
- the ftsE gene encoding cell division ATP-binding protein FtsE — translation MIEMKDVYKQYSNGVMAANGFNVNIKQGEFVYVVGPSGAGKSTFIKMMYREEKPTKGDIVVNGINLAKLKNGRVPFLRRNVGVVFQDFKLLPKMNVYENVAFALEVIEEHPKNIKKRVMEVLDLVGLKHKARMLPDELSGGEQQRVSIARSIVNTPQLVIADEPTGNLDPETSWDIMNIFEEISNRGTTVIMATHNREIVNTIKHRVIAIENGRIVRDEQRGDYGYES, via the coding sequence ATGATCGAAATGAAAGACGTATATAAGCAGTACTCCAATGGGGTCATGGCTGCGAACGGGTTCAACGTCAACATCAAACAAGGAGAGTTTGTTTATGTCGTCGGACCAAGTGGGGCCGGTAAGTCGACCTTCATTAAGATGATGTACCGCGAAGAGAAACCGACCAAGGGCGATATCGTCGTAAACGGTATTAATCTGGCGAAGCTGAAAAATGGTAGGGTTCCATTCCTCAGAAGGAATGTCGGAGTGGTCTTCCAGGACTTCAAACTGCTTCCAAAGATGAACGTATACGAGAATGTAGCCTTCGCATTAGAAGTAATCGAAGAGCACCCTAAGAACATCAAGAAGCGTGTGATGGAAGTGTTGGATCTCGTGGGACTCAAACACAAGGCAAGGATGCTGCCGGATGAATTGTCCGGAGGGGAACAGCAAAGGGTATCGATTGCACGATCCATCGTCAACACCCCGCAGCTGGTCATTGCCGATGAGCCGACCGGGAACCTCGATCCAGAGACTTCTTGGGACATCATGAATATATTTGAAGAAATCAGCAACCGTGGGACTACGGTCATCATGGCTACTCATAACCGGGAAATCGTAAATACAATCAAGCACCGTGTCATTGCCATCGAAAACGGCAGGATCGTGCGAGACGAACAGCGAGGTGACTACGGTTATGAAAGCTAG